Below is a window of Pyrobaculum aerophilum str. IM2 DNA.
GGAAACATCGGGTTAAGGAGGTGCTTGGGACGCAGGAATTTGCCGATAAAGTAGTAGAGATAATAAAAAGATTGTAAAATTAGACCTCTTTTGCAAATAAGTACTCTATTGGTCTAAATCCCATTTTTTTGTAAAAGTTAATAGCTATCTCATTAAGCGCGGGGAAAGATGCCATAATTATCTCTGCGCCTTTCTTCCTTAACTGTTCGACGCCCTCCATCATAAGCCTTTTGCCAATGCCCTTCCTCCTGTACTCCGGCAGTATGTAGAACTCTTTTATAACCCCGGCATATCTCGGCTTGTAGAAAATCCTGTCCTCCACGTCGCCCTTCAGCAACCCCACTACTTTACTTCCCTCTGCCGCGACTAAAAGCACTGAGGACGGGCTATTTAAGGCGTTTTCGAGATATTTTCTAACGGCTTGTTCTATGTCTGGGACTACTTCTAACATGGGGTCAAACTCTGCATTGAGCCGTTTTAACCTAACTACTAGCTGGACGGCAGAGTCAAGGTCTTCTTTTGTGGCGAGTCTAATCACTACTGTTGGATACATAAATAGGGTATATTTTCATGTTTTTAAATATTTAATAACAGCATATACTTCTTTTATTTATTAGTATTTACATAAAAATTTTATAATTTAAAAATAGTGAATATAGTAAAATTCTCTAGCTATGAATAGTTAATGAAATATAATTAATGTTGTCCTATAAACGTCACTTCGCTTCTTAACAGTTCAGAAATAGACAACTGCTCATATCTCCCCCTTTCTGACAAGTGTAAAACCACGTACTTGTTATTAATACTAGTTACCGCCATTTTTTCGCCCTTTAAGACTATAACATCGCCAGGTTTGTAAGTCGCGATTCTCACAGAATACGTCATATGGTATATCTTCCTGCCGTCTTTTACGCCAACAACCTTAGCCGTCTCTGTTACGACGCTAGGGAATTGTCTGTGTATGACGTAAGCCAAATGTCTTGCGAGATTTGCATTTGTTGTATATATATCTATTCCATTTTTCAAATCTTTTATATCACTTATAAAACCTATTTTTTTATCTTTAAGTTTATAAAGTTCTTGTTCTATTATGAAAATAATTTTCTTTTTAACGTCATTCTCTATACCTCTAGGATACCCTCTAATTTGTAACACAGCGACTTCCCTTCTGCTTAACATCTCTCTACACGAGTTACAAATATCGTAGACGTACTCAAACGTTAAGACGTAAGTAAACAATCTCGGCTCAATAGAGGGGTGGGGAGAGCCTTTGACCACTACTCTAGCCGTAAGGCCATCATAACTCTGAGACGCCTCTATTCTCTCTATCGCCCCGCTAACTGACGCCTTGTCTGACAAGACCTTTGCCGCCAACTCCTCCACGCCTCCCCTCCCCTCTCTAATCCACCTCCCTCTTATAAATAAAGCGCCGCAGTACCTACACCTCAAGACTCTGGTTTCCTTTACCTTTACCAGTGGGTGTCTCTCAACGTAACAATCTTCGCACATGCCCTCAATTAGCCTATCAACTAGGCGTCCGCAAAACGGGCAAGGAATTTTAGCCACGTCTCTACCGGCCACCCTCTAAATATTTTTTTACTTCTAAAGCTATGGCGTATGATAGCGGCGTCCTCTTAATTACTATTGTCAGCGCCAGCGCCTTGTTTATCACTATCAAGTTTTCCTCTGCGCCACTGGTCTACGGCGTCTTTAAGCGCCTTAAAGCGGCACAGGGCGTCTAGCTGGTCCGCGAGGAGGAACACTCTGCCCCTCTTAGCCTTTCCGGTCAGCGCCTTTAACACGGCGGCTTCCACATCGTCTTTGACCGTGAGTGTTGCCATTTCAAAGTAATACGTGGTCGTTGTATTGCCTTTTTTCTTTTGTTGCTTTTTCCAGTACCACTCTATTTTGAACTGTTTCCTCTCTCCCCCAACCTCGTACTCCGCGATAATGCGCAGGCGGCAGTCCCTTCCAGCGCAGTGGCTCACCGGCTGGCCGTTTTCCACAAATTCATACCGCAGATCTACAACGCGGGCAATTAAGTTGCCCCCCTCGTCGTATACCGCCAGCGGAAGCTCCGCCGCTCCCTCCTCCCTCGCCGGAGTCAGAACCTCAATTAGCTTTTTCGCTGCGTCATCGCCGTGTCTGCGCTTCAAAACGTCCTCCAACTCCCTGATGAACCGCTCCGCCTCCACGTTGCCGCCCAGCGCCATACGCTGAATTTCGCGGAGGCCGTCGTAAGTGATGTAGATTATGTACTGTCCGCTCCACTTCACCGCGAAGTGCTTTCCCTCCGCCAGCCCCGCCGCCTTCAAGGCGTTTACGATGGCGTCTTTGTGGTCTTTTTTAACGCGGATTTCGCGCCTTTTATCGTAAACAGCGTAGTGCTCGCCTTTCTTCAGCCCGCTCTGCGCCAAAGTCTCAACGGCCTTGGCGTATGCTTCTTTTGTAACGCGGATTTCGTAACCGCCATGCTCTTTCACCGTGAAGTGTATGCCCTCCTTCAGACCCCTCGCCTTTAATGCGTTTAAGGCGGCGTTTTTAGATGCCTCGCTAGTCGGAGTATATCTCACTTGTATTATATCGCTATACTTGTCTCTCGTCTTGTAATTAACCGAGAACTCCACGTCGGCGAATTTAACGGTGTTGGGCCCAGTCTCAATCTCTTTCACCACCTGTTTATACCTATTCTCGCTGATCAGCCCCTTGTCTTTAAGCTCGTCCACAAAGCTCCTCACCGCGTTCAGCCAGCCGTTGTGGCGGATTGACGCAATGCCGTCGGTGTAGAGCTTGACTTTCCATACCTTACTTACGCGCTTAACCTCTGCCTCGCCGCCGAGGGCCCTAATGATAGAGGCCAGCCGTTCGGCGTTTTCGCGGGAGCCGCCGAATTTGGCATAAAGCTCAGTGCCGGTCCAGTATACTGTTATGTGCGCCACTTCCTCACCGTTCAACTTGAAGCGAATTATGGCCTTTGGCCACTGCCCGCTTGTGTCCAAAGGTCCTTTCTCCACGGCGATGTTTTTGTAGACGTAGTCCTCTGCCATTGTAACAACTTCCTCTAGCTTTTTGAAAAACATTTCGTTTCTCACGTCGTAACCCCAGTCAATGCCGAATTTCCTTTTAACCGCCTCGCGGGTAACGACTTTAAACGCGTCGGCGAATTCTGTCAGGGCATCCCTAAGCTCGTGCAACGCGGGTAGCGCCGGCGTTACAGCCTCCAGTAAGCCGTTCAGCTCGGCGCCTTTGAAGGCAATATGGTGCGCGCCTCTGCCCCTATACACTGAGCTTGGCTTAAGGCCAAGCTCCTTCAGAGCCCACAGCCAGAAAGCGGTGAAGTGGTCGCGGGTCATAATCGGACTTTCCACGTGTTCAGGGCCGCCGATGAAAAGCAGAATTTCGTCTCTAAACACAGTCCCATCGTACAACACAGCGAAAATCACCGCAAGGGCCGCCTCCTCTCTAGACAGTTCACCCATCTTGCGCGCCTCTACGGCATATGCCAGCGGGAGGAGGACGCGGAGGTATTTGCCCAGCTTGTCTACCTCCATTACCACCTTTTTCCTCTCTTCGTCCTTTTTCTCCTTTGCCTCCTCTTCTAGCTGTTTCCACAGTGCTAACAGCTCATTAACGCGCTCCCAGAACTCGCCGGCCGCCGTCTCCAAGGCCTTCTTTAATTCATCATTCATTTTAACATCAGTTAGAGCCACCTTCAGATCAACGCCGCCTTCCGACTGTTTGTTAGGTGTCAATAGATTTTCAAACACGGCGCGGCTTACACTCAGCACCTCGCGCACCGCCTCAGTGTACTTGCCCTCAACGCGCCACATCGGCTTTAGCCCCTCCTCGGAGGGGTATACTCTTACGAGCCCAATTCCGCCCCCAGCGTCGAGCTTAATTTCGCGCTCAGCCAGCGCCCAGTAGGTAAATGTCTGCGAGAGGTAAGAGGAGTCGCCGAGGACGTACTCACGTCCGGGGTATAGGACGGCGTCTGTGGGCAGTGCGCCGATTGTAATGGCCCTAGCCGTTTTCTTCACTATTTTTCTCGTCTTTTTCACCGCTTTTACTGCCCTCTCCCACTCCCCTCCGCCAAGCCCCTCCAGTAGTTTAGAGCCGGAGGAGGCGGCCGCCGCCAAATTAGCAACTTCTTTAAACAGCTCTACCACCTCTCCCTCCGCCGAAAGCGGTATTAGCCACTTGCCAGCCTCCCATGGGACTTTGAGGAGCTCGTGGCCGTTTTCTACAAATGTGGCGTATACGCGCCTTTTGCCGTTTTCTGTCTTCTCCTCTATGCGTACTTCCACGCCCTGTCTGCCGGCCAGTATTTCTCTCATTGCGGGTTCTATCAGTAGAGTGGCAATGCGGAAGGCCAGTTTTCTGGTCTCTGACAGCTTCTCATCACCGCTGGCTGATCTAAACACCTTGTAGAAGACGAAGGGTGTATTCCTAACAGCTGACGCAATGCTGAGAGTGCCGGCTATCTGCTCACCTTTCCCCGCCAACGCCCTCTCCATGGAGACGCCGAATAGGCCGCCAGTTACAAGCGATAGCAAAGCGGTCACTGTCCTCTCTCCTCTAGTGGCGTCTATCTTGGGAAGATCGTCTGCGGCGGCCTCCGCAAGCCTTATTACGTTCTCCGTAGCCGCTTTCAGCCTTTCGGCAATTCCGCTGTAACCAGCTCCCTCCAGCCTATATGCAATTCTGTCCAGCTCGTTGGTAACCTCCCTTCGCCCTTTCCGCGGCTTCTACTAACACGTTGAGGTCACCCCATACGTCGCTAAGGGCAAATCTGCCGCTTTTCACAGCTCCTTCCAGCCTTTCAAGCGCCTTGTAGGACTTGTTCTTCAGCTCTACAAACTCCCTCAAGTGGTTTAATAGCGTGAAGGAGGCTATTAGATATGCTATTCTGTCATCGTCATCTTCAAAGACCTTTACGCTCTTGCCGGTCTCCCTAGCGCCAAGTACTGCCAGAGCCCAAAGCGCCGCGGGATCTCTTTGCTCATACCACGCCTTAGAGGCCTCCTCAAGGGCCTTTTTGTAGTTGGCGGCTTTCATCGCCTGCACGTAACTCGTCAAGCGCCTTAACTCTAACACTGCATTTTCTATTTGCTTCTCATCCATCGCGTGTCTCAGCGTTGAGAAGGCGCTTACCGCCTTCTCCACAACGCCTTTGTCAAGGCCTAGCTGGGCGGCGCGCTCTACAATCTCTTTCTCGCTTGCTGTTTTTGTCAATACCGCATTCCCTACTTCCTTCCACTTATCGCCAACGCCAGCCGCCTTTGCCAGTCCCGCTATCGCCCCGGCGTTAAGCGCTATGTGGTTCTGCCAAAGCGTGTAGTCCAGTTGTTGCGCCACTACCCACGCCATCAGCCCGGCCGCCGCGGCGGCCATTATGAACCAATGCGCTCTTACGTAGTCAAGGACTCTCGCCACCGCCTCTACAAACAGCTCGTAAAGCCTCTGCAACGTTATTCTCGCCTTTTCGAATACCTCCCTCGCGGCTTCATACGCCGCCTCGGCGGCCCTTCTTACGTACTCCACTGCCCTCTCAAAGGCCCCCTCCCTCGCCAGTACTACCGCCGCGGCCGTCGCTGACACAACAGCCGTTGAGTACAGCCCGTCGTGTAGCGCCGCGTATCCGGCCAGGCCGGCGGCGGCTACAACTGCCGGCTTGACTGCCTCCTCTACCGCCGCGATGCATCCCGGCGCCTCTTCCACGTATTTCCGCGCCTTTTTAAAAACAACTTAAGCGAGATTTAAGGCAATATTTTAACGCATACGCGCCATAGATTACATAAAGAACGAGGAGCCCCGCGTATTGGAGTGGAGGAAGAGGGAGGAGGAGCAGAGGAGGCTTGAGCTTAAGAGTCAGGTAATGGCGGCGTTAAAGGACTGGTATCGCAGATGTTTTAAGTGGCCCATCATGCCGGGGGAGGAGGGCAAGGTAGTGAGAAGGCTAGAGCTTTACTACGGAATGTGCGAAATGGCTAAGGCCGTAATCGCCGAATACGGCGAAAAATACGCCGAGCCTCTAATCAGCGAGTATGCCCTTAGGCGCGCATTTTGGTGGGAAGGGGAATGGAGGGGGAAGCCCATGTCGTGTTTCGTGACGGAAAAGAAGGCCGTTTGCAAGGTGGGCGACAAGATGGCCACATTTTACGTATTTGACACGCCCCACGGCGTGTACCTAAGGCCAGAAATCAAGCTTGTAGACGACTGGATTAAAGTGGCGTATAGGGGCGATGACAGTTAAGGCGACGTGCGTAAAAGTCCTCCTCCCAGAGGTTTTTGAACTGCCGCGGAGGTTTGGAGTGTCATGGGACTGTTTAACGCTACCTTCAACGACCCTCTAAATATTTTTTAACCTCTAGGGCTATGGCGTATGATAGCGGCGGCGGGACGCTCTCGCCAACCTGGTTATACTGAGACTCCTTTGAGCCGAGGAATATATATCCGTCGGGATAGCCCATTAGCCTGGCCTGCTCCCGCACTGTTAATACCCTGTGCTCCTCGGGGTGTATAAACCGCCTAGAGCCCATTACCGTGGGCGCTATGTCGTCCCACATGAGGCGTATATAATTTTCATAAAAGCCGCCTGCCCCTCTATATCTCATTAAGGCCTCGCCGGGCTTCAGCTTGGAAATTCTTTCTTGTTTCTTCGGGCTTAAAGTCGTAGTCTCGTGGTTGGGAACTATGCCGCTGTCAGGAGGAGGTAAGTCGCGCAACGCCTCTCTTACTGTAACCCGCCTAGACTTAACAGGTCTAATTTCTATATTTGATACAAATACCCTCCTTCTTCTACTAGGCACTCCGTAGTCCTCGGCGTGTAGTATATTAAAATAAACCTCGTATCCAACTCTCTTAAACTCCCTTTTAATGTAAGTCCTGAGAGGCTCTTCGGCGAGGGCGGCCACGTTCTCCATTACAAAGACCTTGGGCCCTATTTCGCCCACTAGCCTTATGAACTCTAAAGTTAATTGGCCCGCGGGGTCTGTGTAAAGCCTATCTGCCGGGTCCTCCATTCTATTGGGATTTGCCGCGGTGAACGGCTCGCAGGGCGGGCTACCGATAATTACATCGACATCACCCGCATATTTTAACAAATCCCCATAGTCTATATATCTGATGTCTTCTTGTATAATGATTGTGTATCTGTGATTGGCGCTGTAAGTCCTCACGGCATCTCTGTCAATATCTACAGCAACAGCAATTTTAAACCCCGCCATTCTAAAGCCCAGCCCAAACCCGCCCCCGCCTGCGAATAAATCCACTGCGCTGTACACCTTTTACAAAAACTACGCAGTTTATAATGTCACCTCCCAATTACAGCCTTCCGGCGCAACGCCCAGCCGCCCTGCCGTGTAGAGAGCTGGTTGATGCTCTCTAAAAACCAAGTGGCGTTGTCCCCAACCAGCCTCTCCCAAGATCGCCGTAAGAGCATAAAATTGTAGATAGTGGGGACGGGGCATGTTCCACATTATATATTCCCTAGTAGTGAGTAAATTTTATAAATATATGACCAGCCCCGTTCATGGGCTTTGCCAAGAGGCTGAAGTATCGCCTTAGTGATTTAATAAAACTAGAGAAGCCAGACGCCTTGAGCTCCCGCTATGGAAAGGCCTTTGAAAAGGCAGTGCTGGCGCTGATAAAGGCCAAGGACTCTGTAGCCGCTTTACGTACTTTTATTGAAAACTACGGCGAGCCGCACACCGGCGCCTTTAGTAAACTAATAAAACTAATGCCCTGGGCGAAAAGAGTCGTAGAAATAGAGCCCGCGCCTCCCGTGTTTTTCCAACTAGACGGCGTCACTATAACAGCTCAAGCCGATTTCATTGTGAAATATTCAGATGGGAAGAATGAGCTAGTTGAGCTAAAGTCTCATATTCTGAAGAGGGGTGAGTGGAAAATAAAAGCTGAGTGGTCGCTCGCCACTAAAATAATGCGCATGCTCTATAGAAAAGCGGGTTATGACTACCCGCTACGCCTAATTTATTTTGTGGAACGGGAAGACGGCGTCGTCACAGAAGAGGAGGTGTTTATATACCCCAAAGACGAGAAAGACGACGAAACTCTCCTCAACGTCCTCCGCGAGAGGCTTAAAAAGGCTATTACAGGCAGGTAAACCTCTCTTTAGCTAATGCGAATGCTTGCTTTATAATCGACGTTGCGACGTCTAGTTTATCTAAGTGGCGTGGTTGAATAACTGCGTTTTCATCGCCAAGCATAAACTCTATACTACACTCTTCATCTGACCAGGAAAAGACTATGAAAACAAAGAAATCCTCACGGAGCTGGATCTGTCCAAGCGCCTCATACTGTCTCCACTCCACTGTGAAGGCCTCTATCTCCTTGTCTATCCTCTCCTCAAGCTCTCTAAAAAATTGTTCCACTCTCTGGCGCATGTATCTGGCTTGATCTCTCTTTAAATTTATTTATCGTTTATACCAGCGGGTTTCACCCCCTCCACTTGTCTATGGCGTCTTTCAGCGCCTTAAACCTGCGCAGGGCGTTCAGCTCGTCGGCTAAGAGATCCACTTGGACCTCTTCGCCTTCACCGTCAGCGCTTTCAACACGGTTGCCTCCACCCCGTCTTTGGCCTTTGAAGAGATCGCCTACAGAGGCCATTAAGAGCGAGAGGGAGTGGCGCGAGCTGAGGGATCAAGTATACCGCGCCGTGGCGGAGTGGCATAGGCAGTGTCTCGGATACTAACCGTGGTCTGAGGTGGAGGTTGTGAATCGGCATGAGGAGTACGCGGCGATGTGCCAGCTGTACCGCCTTGTCAAGGAGGAGCTGGGGGATAAGGCGTCGCTGTACGCCTCTGACTTCTCCCTCAGGTGCGTTTTTTAGTGGGAGGGGGGAGTGGCTGGGGCGTCCGCGTCGTGTCTCATAGCGGCATATAACGCCTTATGCCGCGTGGGGAGCGCCAAAATGGAATTTCGCGCTTATTATGTGAAAAACGGCGTATATCTAGAGCCGAAAATACTCCTGTACAGAGACAGAGTAAAGCGGCGCATAGGGGAGGTGGGGGCAGTTTGGAGGCAAGAAGCCGCCGCTACAACTCACGAACTTGATTTTTTAAAGTTTTAATTCCTAACCTCAAGTGCCTGTGATAGACGTCGCAAAAAGCGACTTGGAGAGACTCACAGGATTAAAATACGAGGAAATCGCTAAGCTCTTTGAGTATATCAAAGGGGAAATAGAGAGCGACTCAGGCGAGAGGCTTAGAATTGAGGTGACCCACGACAGGCCAGATCATTTCTCGGCGGAGGGACTGGCCAAGACCCTCAAGGGAATTGCCGAAATAGAGGTGGGCCTCCCCCGGATTTCGCTGGGGCGCTCTTCAATAAGGCTAGTGGCGGAGAGCATTACTGAAAGGCCTTATATTGCCATGGCCGTTGTAAGAAATGTTAGGCTCGACGAGGAGGCAATTAAGCAAATGATACAGCTACAGGAAAAGCTACACGAGACTTATGGGAGGGGGAGGCGGAAAATAGCCATTGGCTTTTACGACGTTTCAAAAATAAAGCCTCCCATATACTACCGGAGGATTTCCCAAGAGGATGAGTACATACCGCTGGGATTTCAGAAGCCCGTCAAAGTCAGGGAGATGTACGAGCTCACAGAACAGGGGAGGAGGTACAGCGGCCTAATTAATAGGGAAAATCCGCCTGCCCTAGTGGACGCCTCGGGGCAAATAATGGTCGTGATCCCAGTCTTAGGCTCTGAGTGTTGTAAAATCACCGAGGCCACTAGAGACGTCTTAATTGACGTCACTGGGACAGATCACCGCGCGGTGGCCAACGCGCTCTCAATTCTCATATATTCCCTTCTAGAGCGCAGCGGCTCAAAGGAGGTGGAAATTGTAGAGGGGGGGACGGGCTACTCCCACGAATACGTGAAAATTTACGTCGACGAGAGAGCAGTCAGCGAGTTTTTAGGCGTTAAAATAGCCCACGAGGATTTTATTAAATACATCAAAAAGGCGCGTTTTGACTACCAGGAGGGAGCTGTTATTATTCCGCCTTACAGGATTAACGTCTTGTCGTGGGTAGATGTGGCTGAAGACGTCGCTATTGTGATGGGATATAACCAAATGCCTAGAGAGGTGCCGGAAATCCCGTCAGCTGGAAGACGGCATAGAACAGAGGTAATTACTCTGGAGGTGCGCAAGTCTATGCTGTCCATGGGCTTTACCGAGTTGAATAACTACGTGCTTACAGACGAGGCTGTGGCCGAGGTGTGTAGCCCCGCCCGCGTCGCCAACCCCATCTCTGAGTTGTATACAACAATTAGATGTTCTATAATCACGCAATTAATCTCGGCGGCTTCGGCGCTGAAGAGGAGGGAGACGA
It encodes the following:
- a CDS encoding GNAT family N-acetyltransferase, producing the protein MYPTVVIRLATKEDLDSAVQLVVRLKRLNAEFDPMLEVVPDIEQAVRKYLENALNSPSSVLLVAAEGSKVVGLLKGDVEDRIFYKPRYAGVIKEFYILPEYRRKGIGKRLMMEGVEQLRKKGAEIIMASFPALNEIAINFYKKMGFRPIEYLFAKEV
- a CDS encoding 60S ribosomal export protein NMD3; protein product: MAKIPCPFCGRLVDRLIEGMCEDCYVERHPLVKVKETRVLRCRYCGALFIRGRWIREGRGGVEELAAKVLSDKASVSGAIERIEASQSYDGLTARVVVKGSPHPSIEPRLFTYVLTFEYVYDICNSCREMLSRREVAVLQIRGYPRGIENDVKKKIIFIIEQELYKLKDKKIGFISDIKDLKNGIDIYTTNANLARHLAYVIHRQFPSVVTETAKVVGVKDGRKIYHMTYSVRIATYKPGDVIVLKGEKMAVTSINNKYVVLHLSERGRYEQLSISELLRSEVTFIGQH
- a CDS encoding PaRep2b protein; protein product: MTALLSLVTGGLFGVSMERALAGKGEQIAGTLSIASAVRNTPFVFYKVFRSASGDEKLSETRKLAFRIATLLIEPAMREILAGRQGVEVRIEEKTENGKRRVYATFVENGHELLKVPWEAGKWLIPLSAEGEVVELFKEVANLAAAASSGSKLLEGLGGGEWERAVKAVKKTRKIVKKTARAITIGALPTDAVLYPGREYVLGDSSYLSQTFTYWALAEREIKLDAGGGIGLVRVYPSEEGLKPMWRVEGKYTEAVREVLSVSRAVFENLLTPNKQSEGGVDLKVALTDVKMNDELKKALETAAGEFWERVNELLALWKQLEEEAKEKKDEERKKVVMEVDKLGKYLRVLLPLAYAVEARKMGELSREEAALAVIFAVLYDGTVFRDEILLFIGGPEHVESPIMTRDHFTAFWLWALKELGLKPSSVYRGRGAHHIAFKGAELNGLLEAVTPALPALHELRDALTEFADAFKVVTREAVKRKFGIDWGYDVRNEMFFKKLEEVVTMAEDYVYKNIAVEKGPLDTSGQWPKAIIRFKLNGEEVAHITVYWTGTELYAKFGGSRENAERLASIIRALGGEAEVKRVSKVWKVKLYTDGIASIRHNGWLNAVRSFVDELKDKGLISENRYKQVVKEIETGPNTVKFADVEFSVNYKTRDKYSDIIQVRYTPTSEASKNAALNALKARGLKEGIHFTVKEHGGYEIRVTKEAYAKAVETLAQSGLKKGEHYAVYDKRREIRVKKDHKDAIVNALKAAGLAEGKHFAVKWSGQYIIYITYDGLREIQRMALGGNVEAERFIRELEDVLKRRHGDDAAKKLIEVLTPAREEGAAELPLAVYDEGGNLIARVVDLRYEFVENGQPVSHCAGRDCRLRIIAEYEVGGERKQFKIEWYWKKQQKKKGNTTTTYYFEMATLTVKDDVEAAVLKALTGKAKRGRVFLLADQLDALCRFKALKDAVDQWRRGKLDSDKQGAGADNSN
- a CDS encoding PaRep2a protein, producing the protein MEWRKREEEQRRLELKSQVMAALKDWYRRCFKWPIMPGEEGKVVRRLELYYGMCEMAKAVIAEYGEKYAEPLISEYALRRAFWWEGEWRGKPMSCFVTEKKAVCKVGDKMATFYVFDTPHGVYLRPEIKLVDDWIKVAYRGDDS
- a CDS encoding DNA cytosine methyltransferase; the encoded protein is MYSAVDLFAGGGGFGLGFRMAGFKIAVAVDIDRDAVRTYSANHRYTIIIQEDIRYIDYGDLLKYAGDVDVIIGSPPCEPFTAANPNRMEDPADRLYTDPAGQLTLEFIRLVGEIGPKVFVMENVAALAEEPLRTYIKREFKRVGYEVYFNILHAEDYGVPSRRRRVFVSNIEIRPVKSRRVTVREALRDLPPPDSGIVPNHETTTLSPKKQERISKLKPGEALMRYRGAGGFYENYIRLMWDDIAPTVMGSRRFIHPEEHRVLTVREQARLMGYPDGYIFLGSKESQYNQVGESVPPPLSYAIALEVKKYLEGR
- the pheT gene encoding phenylalanine--tRNA ligase subunit beta, coding for MPVIDVAKSDLERLTGLKYEEIAKLFEYIKGEIESDSGERLRIEVTHDRPDHFSAEGLAKTLKGIAEIEVGLPRISLGRSSIRLVAESITERPYIAMAVVRNVRLDEEAIKQMIQLQEKLHETYGRGRRKIAIGFYDVSKIKPPIYYRRISQEDEYIPLGFQKPVKVREMYELTEQGRRYSGLINRENPPALVDASGQIMVVIPVLGSECCKITEATRDVLIDVTGTDHRAVANALSILIYSLLERSGSKEVEIVEGGTGYSHEYVKIYVDERAVSEFLGVKIAHEDFIKYIKKARFDYQEGAVIIPPYRINVLSWVDVAEDVAIVMGYNQMPREVPEIPSAGRRHRTEVITLEVRKSMLSMGFTELNNYVLTDEAVAEVCSPARVANPISELYTTIRCSIITQLISAASALKRRETKIFEVGEVVREGRTVRALAFLISRDGATLTDGLSVVKSLCKRLGLKCEFFPAEAKWALPNRMAEVRGEITGYIAEVNPDVLTALKHAVPTVVAELYIG